One Tolypothrix bouteillei VB521301 DNA window includes the following coding sequences:
- a CDS encoding carboxypeptidase regulatory-like domain-containing protein: protein MLYLALPSVPPPIVITLPPQDVRSEQSTEKTPAVKKPTKPSIENSGLTSVTTAQSLVCISQQPQASDRLGDRLRQVLTKSEGKTVNCISQKKSDIFISQAHLRKQKPAIGFSPVTSASTSVQNSSPTANNLALEEGTTASAPLTTTDKINPVDANSDGQLNNQKFTSALDRFSQKNAMGQILAAVQELINISLTGSLKNPISDAVEAHNQNSQQIANSTLEQTSIPIDSVGDRETVATAPLSITDKLKPANNPAEKLNHQKLIGALDRFTRKNAVGQILAAVQGLINFSLTGSLKNPTSDIVQADSQNSQQLATSTQPISTIDSPTQGKDSINGGIELARVAGEPFLVGVVINGREVGTLDIISEGRTLLIPLEKFADIAGFSVEISDSVVQLSTPLGSVKLQPDSLKQINGVSYITNAKLQEELKIKIELNTADVTLLTELPWQGNLRQRSASANDLKPDFLPPSNLISNFQQELNFSNSNGDSEFRTSTTLGGRLLGFAYRFRMENNFEDTPDISEYYIYKRSGQFRYQLGRQQLGLNNLFSGLDLTGFQVGYTNLPPETFGSNSSANEILPRSSNPRQTFRGQAPPVSFVQLRVGGIVVAQQQVGFNGRYEFIDVNLPVAQSSEVEVVIFDRNNLRVPIEIRSARINTSDLLLPAGGNVQLAGVGLSGNLAQNLLSNSDSSNDNQLVGFYQVRQGLSNNLTLEGSFQAAPDTLQTQAGLIWRLANPVILSGSVGSSYGKLGYSADLDVQLNRLDIRANSRSLPEGYTGKNNTERYNHSLELNYRVGNFLNVGFVARSQKDDSNDATNYILPTFYARPFSNVSLNGRPDIDGRYLFNAFYQPNSATRVSFSTYGDAYISDLSYNLSRNYRMSFGTEFGDSLAPRYSVSIGHQPNSLSKLSWNLGLAYSDGQVGPIAGASMHVLPGLLARVDYQGIPSRSKGYGGLGDDRLTVSLVSDLSFLSGRIAPAESFGISKERGGIAGRLVIEGKTKDFDLGGSIVRVYDNQNQEAGVAKTDSKGNFFVGNLREGTYVVQLEPEELPVELSIMKSSAVAEVATSAVTSVDFPVRPEFGIAGRITNISGQPLGKVRLELINGAGARVITGVTDEFGLYRLDGVPVGVYTLRVSPQDSLNPNDSLPKLEIQIRNQFVYDRNLQLPISAAAKKKQ, encoded by the coding sequence ATGCTGTACCTAGCTCTACCATCTGTACCCCCACCAATAGTTATTACCTTACCACCTCAAGACGTGAGGAGCGAACAATCTACAGAAAAAACTCCGGCTGTGAAGAAGCCAACAAAACCTTCAATTGAAAACAGTGGTCTTACGAGCGTAACAACAGCACAATCGTTGGTTTGTATATCACAGCAGCCTCAAGCATCAGATCGACTCGGCGACAGACTTAGGCAAGTGTTGACTAAGTCTGAAGGAAAAACTGTAAATTGTATCTCTCAAAAGAAATCTGACATTTTTATTTCGCAGGCACACCTTCGGAAACAAAAGCCTGCAATAGGTTTTTCACCAGTTACTTCAGCATCAACTTCAGTTCAAAACAGTTCACCGACAGCTAACAATTTAGCACTTGAAGAAGGAACAACTGCCTCTGCGCCTTTGACTACAACCGATAAAATCAATCCTGTCGATGCTAATTCTGATGGACAACTTAATAACCAGAAGTTTACTAGCGCTTTGGATCGGTTTTCCCAAAAAAATGCGATGGGTCAAATTTTGGCAGCCGTACAAGAACTTATTAATATTTCTTTAACTGGCTCTCTGAAAAATCCTATTAGTGATGCTGTCGAAGCCCACAATCAAAATTCTCAGCAAATCGCTAATTCAACGCTAGAGCAAACATCGATTCCTATAGATTCTGTTGGCGATCGCGAGACAGTAGCCACTGCACCCCTGAGCATAACAGACAAGCTAAAGCCTGCTAATAATCCTGCTGAGAAACTCAATCACCAGAAACTGATTGGCGCATTAGATAGATTTACCCGAAAAAATGCAGTTGGTCAAATTTTGGCAGCCGTACAAGGTTTGATAAATTTTTCTCTCACTGGCTCCCTCAAAAATCCTACTAGCGATATTGTTCAAGCCGACAGTCAAAATTCTCAGCAACTCGCCACATCAACACAGCCAATATCTACTATTGATAGTCCTACTCAAGGAAAAGATTCTATTAACGGTGGTATTGAGTTAGCAAGAGTAGCAGGAGAACCTTTTTTAGTAGGGGTAGTTATTAACGGTCGTGAAGTTGGTACTTTAGATATTATTTCTGAAGGAAGAACTCTTCTCATTCCTCTAGAAAAATTTGCTGATATTGCTGGATTTAGCGTTGAAATATCTGACAGCGTTGTGCAATTAAGTACTCCTTTAGGGTCTGTCAAGTTACAACCTGATTCTCTTAAGCAAATCAACGGTGTTAGTTATATTACTAATGCCAAGCTGCAAGAAGAATTAAAAATAAAGATAGAGTTAAATACTGCAGATGTAACTTTATTGACTGAATTACCCTGGCAAGGAAATCTCAGACAGCGCAGCGCTTCAGCAAATGACCTCAAACCAGACTTTTTACCTCCTAGCAACTTAATTTCAAATTTCCAACAAGAGTTAAATTTTTCTAACAGTAATGGAGATTCGGAATTCCGAACTTCTACCACTTTAGGGGGTAGACTTTTAGGTTTTGCTTATCGCTTTCGGATGGAGAATAATTTTGAAGATACTCCCGATATTAGTGAATATTATATATACAAACGTAGCGGACAATTTCGCTATCAATTAGGTCGCCAGCAACTCGGTTTAAATAACCTATTTAGTGGATTAGACCTGACAGGATTTCAAGTAGGTTATACCAATTTACCTCCTGAAACGTTTGGTTCAAATTCCAGTGCCAATGAGATCTTACCTAGAAGTTCTAACCCCAGACAAACATTCCGGGGCCAAGCTCCCCCAGTAAGCTTTGTACAACTGAGAGTTGGAGGAATTGTAGTTGCACAACAGCAAGTTGGATTTAATGGCAGATACGAATTTATTGATGTCAATTTGCCTGTAGCTCAAAGCAGTGAAGTTGAGGTTGTCATTTTCGATCGCAATAATTTGCGCGTACCTATTGAAATTCGCTCAGCCAGAATTAATACGTCTGATTTGTTATTACCCGCAGGCGGTAATGTACAGCTAGCTGGGGTAGGACTAAGTGGAAATTTAGCCCAAAATCTACTTAGTAATTCCGATTCCTCTAACGATAATCAACTGGTTGGATTTTACCAAGTGAGACAAGGGCTTTCAAATAATTTAACTTTAGAAGGTTCATTTCAAGCTGCACCTGATACACTTCAAACCCAAGCAGGTTTGATTTGGCGTTTAGCTAATCCAGTTATTTTATCTGGAAGCGTTGGTAGTTCTTATGGTAAGCTCGGCTACTCAGCAGATTTAGATGTACAGCTAAACCGATTGGATATCAGAGCCAATTCTCGGTCTCTTCCGGAAGGATATACGGGAAAAAATAATACAGAGCGATATAACCATAGTCTGGAATTGAACTATCGCGTTGGTAATTTTTTAAATGTGGGATTTGTTGCCCGCAGCCAAAAAGATGATAGTAACGATGCTACTAATTACATTTTGCCTACTTTTTATGCACGACCTTTCTCTAACGTATCTTTAAACGGCAGACCTGATATTGATGGGCGATATTTGTTTAATGCTTTCTATCAACCAAATAGTGCAACAAGAGTGTCTTTTAGCACTTATGGCGATGCATACATTTCTGATTTGAGCTATAACCTCAGCCGTAATTATCGGATGTCTTTCGGGACAGAATTTGGGGATAGCTTGGCTCCTCGCTATTCTGTTAGTATCGGTCATCAACCTAATAGTCTTAGCAAACTCAGTTGGAATCTAGGTCTAGCCTATAGCGATGGACAAGTAGGACCGATTGCTGGTGCTAGTATGCACGTACTTCCAGGTCTCTTAGCTAGAGTTGATTATCAAGGTATTCCCTCTAGAAGTAAAGGTTACGGGGGATTGGGCGACGATCGCCTGACGGTGTCCCTAGTATCAGATTTATCTTTTTTAAGTGGAAGAATTGCCCCTGCTGAATCTTTTGGTATCAGTAAGGAAAGGGGAGGAATTGCTGGGCGACTTGTCATAGAAGGAAAAACTAAAGACTTTGACTTAGGCGGATCGATTGTTCGAGTCTACGATAACCAGAACCAAGAAGCTGGTGTGGCAAAAACTGATTCCAAAGGTAACTTCTTTGTGGGCAATCTGCGGGAGGGTACCTACGTTGTTCAACTAGAACCTGAGGAATTACCTGTAGAACTTTCGATTATGAAGTCTTCTGCTGTAGCGGAGGTAGCAACCTCTGCAGTCACGAGTGTAGATTTTCCCGTTAGACCCGAATTTGGTATCGCTGGTCGCATCACCAATATTTCAGGTCAGCCCTTAGGAAAAGTAAGATTGGAACTGATCAACGGTGCAGGCGCACGTGTCATCACTGGTGTGACGGATGAATTTGGTCTTTATCGTCTTGATGGAGTTCCTGTTGGTGTGTATACATTGCGAGTTTCTCCCCAAGATTCACTCAATCCTAATGATTCTCTACCCAAACTGGAAATACAAATTCGCAACCAGTTCGTCTACGATCGGAATTTGCAGTTACCAATTTCTGCTGCAGCTAAGAAAAAGCAATAG